One Helianthus annuus cultivar XRQ/B chromosome 12, HanXRQr2.0-SUNRISE, whole genome shotgun sequence genomic region harbors:
- the LOC110893166 gene encoding leucine-rich repeat extensin-like protein 5 → MRGGPSSAGPSHTRTPSASLSSSNSHDMWGQPYEPARHSVSLSSSPSFHPSFGPFAPIEPEHSHHSDQSHHSHESYHSYHSLQSHSFHHSDSPYSPGQFNPADYVNDFLGYNPLGPEDHFSQEMEMDDDPDPEMQTGTPGHPISISSGSPFQGSPYRGPDSFQEKMATYDWFFTPSYHSSPAQPPLEDPQLQAVSPPPLPVEEPPQQPPQPPPEPPRRRRNARMSVRGGPRFSSPRGSSSYPPIPEDPQLGGPSNAAPEADPPQASYAPPMPPVGFDNPIPTYPGSSGYNRYGDPSGYPLGYGTHDPYLTAAQYHHLYPSTYPPMPPTDYPIQGYQYPPYQPPPSQQLQQQQQTQEILERLDKVEHKTKNNKERHTSFMKGLANLIKGKKK, encoded by the coding sequence ATGCGTGGGGGACCTTCATCAGCTGGACCATCACACACACGCACTCCATCGGCGTCTCTATCTTCCTCCAACTCTCACGATATGTGGGGTCAACCGTATGAGCCGGCAAGACACTCAGTCTCGCTAAGCTCTTCGCCATCTTTTCATCCGTCTTTCGGACCATTTGCTCCAATCGAGCCCGAACACTCTCACCATTCTGATCAATCTCACCATTCACATGAATCTTATCATTCATACCACTCGTTGCAATCCCATTCATTTCACCACTCTGACTCCCCCTATTCTCCGGGACAGTTTAACCCAGCTGACTATGTTAATGACTTCCTTGGCTATAACCCATTGGGCCCTGAGGACCATTTCTCTCAGGAAATGGAGATGGATGATGACCCCGACCCGGAGATGCAAACAGGAACCCCGGGCCACCCTATCAGCATATCTAGTGGGTCTCCGTTTCAAGGATCCCCTTACCGTGGACCCGACTCCTTCCAAGAGAAGATGGCTACCTATGACTGGTTCTTTACTCCATCTTATCATAGCTCTCCGGCTCAACCACCTTTGGAAGATCCTCAACTTCAAGctgtctcaccaccaccactcccggTAGAGGAGCCACcgcagcagccaccgcagccaccTCCCGAGCCTCCGAGGCGAAGGAGGAACGCACGCATGTCCGTAAGAGGAGGACCCCGTTTCAGTTCTCCTCGAGGTTCGAGTTCCTATCCCCCTATTCCAGAGGACCCCCAGTTGGGTGGACCCTCAAACGCGGCACCGGAGGCTGATCCTCCGCAAGCTTCTTATGCACCACCTATGCCGCCTGTGGgatttgataacccaatcccgaCGTACCCAGGTTCTTCCGGGTACAATCGTTATGGAGACCCGTCGGGATATCCATTGGGCTATGGAACTCATGACCCATATCTTACGGCTGCGCAGTATCACCACCTTTATCCTTCTACTTACCCTCCTATGCCTCCAACTGACTACCCAATTCAGGGTTATCAGTATCCTCCGTATCAGCCACCTCCTTCCCAGCAActacagcagcagcaacaaacTCAGGAAATCTTAGAGAGGTTGGATAAGGTTGAGCATAAGACCAAGAATAACAAGGAGAGGCATACTAGCTTCATGAAAGGCCTCGCCAACCTTATCAAAGGGAAGAAGAAATAG